The following are encoded together in the Kribbella voronezhensis genome:
- a CDS encoding MazG family protein produces the protein MTGSIKVVLTSPRVAPGLLTRAAWKAFEDADALGAATGPAVSAAGPAVSEAAGGSFGDGFGDSGKPERPDVQALVGSGLVVQLVAGEPNDHWSWLTTAAASGKRVAWLVGDDGEPGLLRLIADSLHRSAEGGDAQPEYEVEIVHGSYDVPGARLIDLVRVMDRLRRNCPWDMEQTHESLAKYLLEETYETLEAIDSGDYEHLREELGDLLLQVVFHSRVAEDSPDEAFSIDDVAAGIVEKLIRRHPHVFADTHAADAAAVEANWETIKAAEKQRTSVLEGIPLALPALALADKVLGRSAKIHPYEPPAAPDLGDKLLALVQEARDAGIDAEQALRQATTRLATQIQTTESAG, from the coding sequence GTGACCGGCTCCATCAAGGTCGTCCTCACCAGCCCTCGGGTGGCGCCCGGCCTCCTCACCCGGGCGGCCTGGAAGGCTTTCGAAGACGCCGACGCCCTCGGCGCGGCCACGGGCCCGGCCGTCTCCGCCGCGGGCCCGGCCGTCTCCGAGGCGGCCGGGGGCAGCTTCGGGGATGGCTTTGGCGACTCCGGTAAGCCGGAACGGCCTGATGTGCAGGCGTTGGTCGGCTCCGGTCTCGTCGTGCAACTGGTGGCCGGCGAACCCAACGACCACTGGAGCTGGCTGACCACGGCGGCGGCCAGCGGCAAGCGGGTCGCCTGGCTGGTCGGCGACGATGGCGAACCGGGCCTGCTCCGGCTGATCGCCGACTCGCTGCACCGATCCGCCGAGGGCGGTGACGCGCAACCGGAGTACGAGGTGGAGATCGTCCACGGCTCGTACGACGTACCGGGCGCGCGCCTGATCGACCTCGTCCGCGTGATGGACCGCCTGCGCCGCAACTGCCCGTGGGACATGGAGCAGACGCACGAGAGCCTCGCGAAGTACCTGCTCGAGGAAACCTACGAAACCCTCGAGGCGATCGACTCCGGCGACTACGAGCACCTCCGAGAAGAACTGGGCGATCTGTTGCTGCAGGTCGTCTTCCACTCCCGCGTCGCCGAGGACTCACCCGACGAGGCCTTCTCCATCGACGACGTCGCCGCCGGCATCGTCGAAAAACTCATCCGCCGCCACCCGCACGTCTTCGCCGACACCCACGCCGCCGACGCAGCCGCCGTCGAAGCCAACTGGGAAACCATCAAGGCCGCCGAAAAACAACGCACCTCAGTCCTCGAAGGCATCCCCCTGGCCCTGCCTGCCCTGGCCCTGGCCGACAAGGTCCTCGGCCGCTCGGCAAAGATCCACCCCTACGAGCCTCCAGCCGCCCCCGACCTGGGCGACAAGCTCCTCGCACTCGTCCAAGAGGCCCGAGACGCCGGCATCGACGCAGAACAAGCCCTCCGCCAGGCCACCACCCGCCTGGCCACCCAAATCCAAACCACCGAATCCGCCGGCTGA
- the eno gene encoding phosphopyruvate hydratase: MATIEAVGAREILDSRGNPTVEVEVLLDDDTVARAAVPSGASTGQFEAVELRDGDKSRYGGKGVQKAVTAILEDIDKEIVGYDVHEQRLIDQAMLDLDGTPNKSKLGANAILGVSLAVAKAAAESAGLDLYRYVGGPNAHVLPVPMMNILNGGAHADSNVDVQEFMIAPIGAATYADALMQGAGVYHALKAVLKERGLSTGLGDEGGFAPNLPSNRDALDLILVAIEKAGLQPGKDIALAMDVAASEFHTDGVYAFEGGKKSSDEMIAYYADLVASYPIVSIEDPLNEEDWEGWKNITSQLGDKIQLVGDDLFVTQVERLQRGINEKSANSLLVKVNQIGSLTETLDAVDLAHRNGFTCMMSHRSGETEDTTIADLAVATNCGQIKSGAPARSDRTAKYNQLLRIEEELDDAARYAGRSAFPRFKG; the protein is encoded by the coding sequence GTGGCCACCATCGAGGCCGTCGGCGCTCGCGAGATTCTTGACTCGCGCGGCAACCCCACTGTCGAGGTCGAGGTTCTGCTCGACGACGACACCGTAGCCCGGGCGGCTGTGCCCTCGGGCGCTTCCACCGGCCAGTTCGAGGCCGTCGAGTTGCGGGACGGGGACAAGTCCCGCTACGGCGGCAAGGGTGTCCAGAAGGCCGTCACGGCCATTCTGGAGGACATCGACAAGGAGATCGTCGGGTACGACGTCCACGAGCAGCGGCTGATCGACCAGGCCATGCTCGACCTGGACGGCACCCCGAACAAGTCCAAGCTGGGTGCGAACGCCATCCTCGGCGTCAGCCTCGCGGTGGCGAAGGCGGCCGCGGAGAGCGCCGGCCTGGACCTCTACCGCTACGTCGGCGGCCCGAACGCGCACGTGCTCCCGGTGCCGATGATGAACATCCTCAACGGCGGCGCGCACGCGGACAGCAACGTCGACGTGCAGGAGTTCATGATCGCCCCGATCGGCGCCGCGACGTACGCCGATGCGCTGATGCAGGGCGCCGGCGTGTACCACGCGCTGAAGGCGGTGCTGAAGGAGCGCGGGCTGTCCACCGGCCTCGGTGACGAGGGCGGTTTCGCCCCGAACCTGCCGAGCAACCGCGACGCGCTCGACCTGATCCTGGTCGCGATCGAGAAGGCCGGTCTGCAGCCGGGCAAGGACATCGCGCTGGCCATGGACGTGGCCGCGAGCGAGTTCCACACCGACGGCGTGTACGCCTTCGAGGGCGGCAAGAAGTCGTCCGACGAGATGATCGCGTACTACGCGGACCTGGTCGCCTCCTACCCGATCGTCTCGATCGAGGACCCGCTGAACGAGGAGGACTGGGAAGGCTGGAAGAACATCACCAGCCAGCTCGGCGACAAGATCCAGCTGGTCGGCGATGACCTGTTCGTCACCCAGGTCGAGCGCCTGCAGCGCGGGATCAACGAGAAGTCGGCGAACAGCCTGCTGGTCAAGGTGAACCAGATCGGTTCGCTGACCGAGACGCTGGACGCCGTCGACCTGGCCCACCGCAACGGCTTCACCTGCATGATGAGCCACCGCTCCGGTGAGACCGAGGACACCACCATCGCCGACCTCGCGGTCGCGACGAACTGCGGCCAGATCAAGTCCGGCGCCCCGGCCCGGTCGGACCGTACGGCGAAGTACAACCAGCTGCTCCGGATCGAGGAGGAGCTCGACGACGCGGCCCGGTACGCCGGTCGCTCGGCCTTCCCGCGCTTCAAGGGCTGA
- a CDS encoding FtsB family cell division protein produces the protein MSSRRDPGARPGSRPASRSQSRPPARRDGNQPKRRTTGTPAGPVRTRGSRNLTGRAAVVLLVLGALVVSYAQSLRVWFDQHQQISALQQEIQDREKRVNQLDDEIARWNDDAYVRAQARQRLGWVMPGEVGYRVIGADGKPVGAPPEPAGPVDPAADKQVPTWYTKLWGSVQGAGKPAQQVAPTPSKPTPKPILTPKANR, from the coding sequence ATGTCCTCCCGCCGGGATCCAGGTGCACGGCCAGGCTCGCGACCAGCGAGTCGCAGCCAGTCGCGCCCACCTGCCCGCCGGGACGGCAACCAGCCCAAGCGCCGTACGACGGGAACCCCGGCCGGCCCGGTCCGGACCCGGGGTTCCCGCAACCTCACCGGCCGGGCGGCCGTGGTGCTGCTCGTGCTCGGTGCGCTGGTCGTGTCGTACGCGCAGAGCCTGCGGGTGTGGTTCGACCAGCACCAGCAGATCAGCGCGCTGCAGCAGGAGATCCAGGACCGGGAGAAGCGGGTCAACCAGCTGGACGACGAGATCGCCCGCTGGAACGACGACGCGTACGTCCGGGCCCAGGCCAGGCAGCGGCTCGGCTGGGTGATGCCGGGTGAGGTCGGCTACCGGGTGATCGGTGCCGACGGGAAGCCGGTCGGCGCGCCGCCCGAGCCGGCCGGTCCGGTCGATCCGGCCGCCGACAAGCAGGTCCCGACCTGGTACACGAAGCTCTGGGGCAGCGTGCAGGGTGCCGGCAAGCCCGCCCAGCAGGTCGCGCCGACGCCGTCGAAGCCCACCCCGAAACCCATCCTGACCCCCAAGGCCAATCGGTGA
- a CDS encoding Ppx/GppA phosphatase family protein, which translates to MRRELSAGSMGEPLRVAAVDCGTNSIRLLIADFADGKLTEVDRQMRIVRLGQGVDSTGAFAPEALERTFAAASEYAAVIQSTNAARVRFVATSAARDVSNRDEFFAGIKARLGVEPEIISGDEEAELSFTGATGGLADIDVPGPYLVADIGGGSTELVLGDASGVIAAESLDMGSVRMTERHLASDPASIEEMAAATRDVDALLESTSVPLSQARSLVGVAGTVTTVAAVALQLTEYDPDKIHHARIPAPLLLDTTSWLMGSTRAARSAVPAIHPGRVDVIGAGALILQRLHDRLADNLVYDELLVSEHDILDGVALALAGE; encoded by the coding sequence GTGCGGCGGGAGTTGTCAGCGGGCTCGATGGGTGAGCCGTTGCGGGTCGCGGCAGTCGACTGTGGGACGAACTCGATCCGGTTGCTGATCGCGGACTTCGCCGACGGCAAGCTGACCGAGGTCGATCGGCAGATGCGAATCGTCCGGCTCGGCCAGGGGGTCGACTCGACCGGGGCCTTCGCGCCGGAAGCTTTGGAGCGGACCTTCGCCGCAGCCTCGGAGTACGCGGCAGTGATCCAGAGTACGAACGCCGCCCGGGTCCGGTTCGTCGCCACCTCGGCCGCCCGCGACGTGAGCAACCGGGACGAGTTCTTCGCCGGGATCAAGGCGCGCCTCGGCGTCGAGCCCGAAATCATCTCCGGCGACGAGGAAGCCGAACTGAGCTTCACCGGCGCGACCGGGGGACTGGCGGACATTGACGTACCGGGGCCTTATCTGGTCGCCGACATCGGCGGCGGATCGACCGAACTCGTGCTGGGCGACGCGTCCGGCGTGATCGCGGCGGAGTCGCTCGACATGGGGTCGGTGCGGATGACCGAGCGGCACCTCGCTTCGGATCCGGCCTCGATCGAGGAGATGGCCGCGGCGACCAGAGACGTCGACGCGCTGCTCGAATCCACTTCGGTGCCGCTGTCCCAGGCGCGCAGTCTGGTGGGAGTCGCCGGCACCGTCACCACCGTGGCAGCCGTCGCGCTGCAGTTGACCGAGTACGACCCTGACAAGATCCATCACGCGAGGATCCCGGCGCCGCTGTTGCTCGACACGACGTCCTGGTTGATGGGATCGACGCGGGCGGCGCGTTCCGCAGTACCGGCCATTCACCCTGGTCGCGTGGACGTCATCGGAGCCGGAGCGCTCATCCTGCAACGACTCCACGACCGACTGGCCGACAATCTCGTGTACGACGAGTTGCTGGTCTCCGAACACGACATCCTGGACGGCGTCGCGCTAGCTCTTGCGGGCGAGTAG
- a CDS encoding class I SAM-dependent methyltransferase: MDAEVAANRVAWETASQKHVNEYDDLLAEAARHDSLRPWELALLEPVLAEAPTVVHLQSGHGLDDVDLIAKGARKVIGVDYSTTAAGAAQRRARELGVDVQYVVAEVPTTPLAEHAADLVYTGKGALIWMRDLQAWADEVARLLKPGGLLYVYEAHPAVPLWSWDEDEPRIRPDRSYFATSHINDSFPANGAQEWQWSLGEIVTAIVRAGLSFAVLEEHAEPFWRPADGHDAAAWRGRLPNSFALLARKS, from the coding sequence ATGGACGCTGAGGTGGCAGCCAACCGGGTGGCGTGGGAGACGGCGTCGCAGAAGCATGTGAACGAGTACGACGACCTGCTCGCCGAGGCCGCCCGACACGACTCGCTGCGGCCCTGGGAGCTCGCATTGCTCGAGCCCGTCCTCGCGGAGGCGCCGACGGTCGTGCACCTGCAGAGCGGGCACGGCCTCGACGACGTCGACCTGATCGCGAAGGGCGCGCGGAAGGTGATCGGTGTCGACTACAGCACGACCGCGGCCGGCGCGGCTCAGCGCAGGGCACGGGAGCTGGGCGTGGACGTGCAGTACGTCGTCGCCGAGGTCCCGACGACTCCACTCGCCGAACACGCCGCGGACCTGGTGTACACGGGCAAGGGCGCGCTGATCTGGATGCGCGACCTCCAGGCGTGGGCCGACGAGGTCGCACGTCTCCTGAAGCCCGGCGGACTGCTGTATGTCTACGAAGCGCATCCCGCTGTACCGCTGTGGAGCTGGGACGAGGACGAGCCGAGAATCCGCCCGGACCGCAGCTATTTCGCGACGTCGCACATCAACGACAGCTTCCCGGCCAACGGAGCTCAGGAGTGGCAGTGGTCGCTAGGTGAGATCGTCACCGCGATCGTCCGAGCAGGCTTGAGCTTCGCCGTACTGGAGGAGCACGCCGAGCCGTTCTGGCGTCCCGCGGACGGCCACGACGCGGCCGCCTGGCGCGGTCGCCTGCCGAACAGCTTCGCCCTACTCGCCCGCAAGAGCTAG
- a CDS encoding TetR/AcrR family transcriptional regulator, producing MTENPRPALGVAVKRPQRTDARRNFDALLGAAREAFAEHGTGASLEDIARRAGVGIGTLYRNFPTRQDLFDSVYLGEIDELCAAAVQVADLPPWEALEAWLQRFVEYAATKRAIREELNSDSEAFRLARDAMYAAGQPLFDRAQEAGVIRTDALFDDVLRMVSGLTGAGFVDEEQRTRVLQLALDGLRPRP from the coding sequence GTGACCGAGAACCCGCGTCCCGCTCTGGGTGTCGCCGTGAAACGCCCGCAGCGCACCGACGCCCGTCGGAACTTCGACGCCCTGCTGGGCGCCGCCCGGGAAGCCTTCGCCGAGCACGGCACCGGGGCGTCGCTGGAGGACATCGCCCGCCGCGCCGGCGTCGGGATCGGCACCCTCTACCGCAACTTCCCGACCCGGCAGGACCTCTTCGACAGCGTCTACCTGGGCGAGATCGACGAACTCTGCGCTGCCGCCGTCCAGGTCGCCGACCTGCCGCCCTGGGAGGCGCTGGAGGCCTGGCTGCAGCGCTTCGTCGAGTACGCGGCCACCAAGCGGGCCATCCGCGAGGAGCTGAACAGCGACTCCGAGGCGTTCAGGTTGGCGCGAGACGCGATGTACGCCGCCGGCCAGCCGCTCTTCGACCGGGCCCAGGAAGCCGGCGTGATCCGCACCGACGCGCTGTTCGACGACGTACTCCGGATGGTCAGCGGCCTGACCGGAGCCGGCTTCGTCGACGAGGAGCAGCGGACCCGCGTCCTCCAGCTCGCCCTGGACGGCCTTCGTCCACGCCCCTGA
- a CDS encoding MFS transporter encodes MPTIRHRKTTSPRLTLAVLATVVAAFSMLQSLVTPALPLIQRDLHTTPGMVTWVFTALLLSVSVATPLLGRVGDMVGKERTLLIGLVALAVGCLLAAVAPNIGVLIGARAIQGLGGAVFPLSFGIIRDEFPAERVPSVVGLVSAVIAAGGGLGIVLAGPIVDALGWRWLFWIPMIVVTLATVMVRRYVPESPNRVPGRIDWLAAALLSGWLIALLLPLSAGRSWGWASARSISLFIAAVVLLVGWIAVELRSRNPLIDMRMMRLPAVWTTNLVALLFGAAMFAVYAFVPQFMQIPKAAGFGFGSSVTQAGLLMLPMLVTMAVTGSLSGPLAPYFGAKAQVVWGSALSLVASLAFAEFHDDPWQVALSTAVFGIGLGLAYASMTSLIVQNVPREQTGAATGMNANIRTIGGSIGTAVASSIITGHLQPSGLPAESGFTDTFLLLSGFCAVAVLLALAIPATRRTKYAAPDPVLEELVS; translated from the coding sequence ATGCCCACAATCAGGCATCGAAAGACAACTTCGCCCCGACTGACGCTGGCCGTGCTGGCGACCGTCGTGGCTGCTTTCTCCATGCTGCAGTCGCTGGTGACCCCGGCGCTGCCCCTCATCCAGCGTGACCTGCACACCACCCCGGGCATGGTCACCTGGGTGTTCACGGCCCTGTTGCTGTCGGTCTCGGTGGCGACGCCGCTGCTCGGCCGGGTCGGCGACATGGTCGGCAAGGAACGGACCCTGCTGATCGGGCTGGTCGCGCTCGCGGTCGGCTGTCTGCTCGCGGCGGTCGCGCCCAACATCGGCGTACTGATCGGCGCCCGCGCGATCCAGGGTCTCGGCGGCGCGGTGTTCCCGCTGTCGTTCGGCATCATCCGCGACGAGTTCCCCGCCGAACGGGTGCCGTCCGTGGTCGGCCTGGTGTCGGCCGTCATCGCGGCCGGCGGCGGGCTGGGGATCGTGCTCGCCGGGCCGATCGTCGACGCGCTCGGCTGGCGCTGGCTGTTCTGGATCCCGATGATCGTCGTCACGCTCGCCACGGTGATGGTGCGTCGCTACGTCCCCGAGTCACCCAACCGGGTGCCCGGCCGGATCGACTGGCTGGCTGCCGCGTTGCTGTCGGGCTGGCTGATCGCGCTGCTGCTGCCGCTGAGCGCTGGACGGTCCTGGGGCTGGGCCTCGGCCCGGAGCATCAGCCTGTTCATTGCGGCCGTCGTACTGCTGGTCGGTTGGATCGCTGTCGAACTGCGCTCGCGGAACCCACTGATCGACATGCGCATGATGCGGTTGCCGGCGGTCTGGACGACCAACCTGGTCGCCTTGCTCTTCGGTGCGGCCATGTTCGCGGTCTACGCGTTCGTACCGCAGTTCATGCAGATCCCCAAGGCGGCGGGCTTCGGCTTCGGGTCGAGTGTGACGCAGGCGGGGCTGCTGATGCTGCCGATGCTGGTGACGATGGCCGTCACCGGTTCGCTGAGTGGACCACTGGCCCCCTACTTCGGCGCCAAGGCGCAGGTGGTCTGGGGGTCGGCGCTGAGCTTGGTCGCCTCGCTAGCGTTCGCGGAGTTCCACGACGATCCGTGGCAGGTCGCGCTGTCGACCGCGGTCTTCGGGATCGGACTCGGCCTGGCGTACGCGTCGATGACCAGCCTGATCGTTCAGAACGTCCCGCGTGAGCAGACCGGCGCGGCGACCGGCATGAACGCCAACATCCGCACCATCGGCGGATCGATCGGTACGGCGGTGGCCAGCTCGATCATCACCGGCCACCTCCAGCCCTCCGGTCTGCCGGCCGAATCGGGCTTCACCGACACGTTCCTGCTGCTGTCCGGCTTCTGCGCGGTGGCGGTCCTGCTGGCCCTGGCCATCCCGGCCACCCGGCGGACGAAGTACGCGGCTCCTGACCCGGTGCTGGAGGAACTCGTCAGCTGA
- a CDS encoding uracil-DNA glycosylase: MKLPHPLTGQLFESPVPPGTGWPEDPAAPRTPVAHNAADVVALAGDLPVTETLAELDARVSVCRACDRLVEWREDVALSKRKSFADQPYWGRPIAGWGSSSPRVLIAGLAPAAHGGNRTGRVFTGDRSGDWLFASLHRVGLASQPTSTHAGDGLHLLGARMMAAVRCAPPANKPTPEERDTCSPWFHAELRLVLPSTRVIVCLGKFGFDVLLNALAAVGGEIPRPRPKFGHAVEYVVPGPYGEVVVLGCFHPSQQNTFTGKLTEPMLDAVFTRARTLAGL, encoded by the coding sequence ATGAAGCTGCCGCATCCGCTGACCGGCCAACTCTTCGAGAGTCCGGTGCCGCCGGGGACCGGATGGCCCGAGGACCCGGCCGCACCACGTACGCCGGTCGCCCACAACGCTGCTGACGTAGTCGCGCTGGCTGGCGACCTTCCGGTGACGGAGACCCTGGCGGAACTCGACGCCAGGGTCTCCGTCTGTCGTGCGTGCGATCGCCTGGTGGAGTGGCGGGAAGATGTTGCCCTGAGCAAGCGAAAGTCGTTTGCGGACCAGCCTTACTGGGGCCGGCCGATCGCGGGGTGGGGCTCGTCGTCGCCGCGTGTCCTGATCGCCGGGCTCGCGCCGGCCGCCCATGGTGGAAACCGAACCGGCCGGGTCTTCACCGGCGACCGCTCCGGCGACTGGCTCTTCGCATCCCTCCACCGAGTCGGCCTCGCATCACAACCCACCAGCACCCACGCCGGTGACGGTCTCCACCTCCTCGGCGCCCGGATGATGGCCGCCGTCCGCTGCGCCCCTCCGGCCAACAAGCCGACGCCGGAAGAACGCGACACCTGCTCCCCGTGGTTCCACGCGGAACTCCGCCTGGTCCTGCCGTCCACCCGAGTCATCGTCTGCCTCGGCAAATTCGGCTTCGACGTACTCCTCAACGCCTTGGCCGCCGTCGGCGGCGAGATCCCCCGCCCGCGCCCGAAGTTCGGTCACGCCGTCGAATACGTAGTACCAGGCCCGTACGGCGAAGTCGTCGTCCTCGGCTGCTTCCACCCCAGCCAGCAAAACACCTTCACCGGCAAACTCACCGAACCCATGCTCGACGCAGTCTTCACCCGAGCCCGCACCCTCGCCGGCCTGTAA
- a CDS encoding NAD(P)/FAD-dependent oxidoreductase, with protein sequence MTAQVPHILVVGGGYVGMYTAYGLRKAARRGRIRVTVVDPRSVMTYQPFLPEAAAGSVEPRHVVVPLRKTLKGCRVVTGRVTSIDHAHKVAKVMPEEGPDYELAYDQIVVALGSIARTLPIPGLAEEAIGFKNVEEAIALRNKVLDRLDVASSQPDPALRKAALTFVFIGGGYAGVEAFAELEDMARYATRYYDNIKPEDMRWVLVEATGRILPEVGEELGKYTVEELRKRNMDIKLDTRLESCEKGHVILSDGEEFDADTIVWTAGVKANPALANTDFPRDEKGRIKCLANLRIEGLEDAWSAGDNAAVPDLTSDTGAYCAPNAQHAVRQAHRLAANILRVVDGQEPQDYKHKYVGSVASLGLHKGVAQLYGVKVKGFPAWFLHRTYHVSRVPTLNRKARVILDWTLALFFRREVTSLGSLQTPNEEFRRAAGSK encoded by the coding sequence ATGACAGCCCAGGTACCGCACATCCTCGTCGTCGGGGGCGGTTACGTCGGGATGTACACCGCGTACGGCCTACGCAAGGCCGCCCGGCGCGGCAGGATCAGGGTGACCGTCGTCGACCCGCGGTCCGTGATGACGTACCAGCCGTTCCTGCCCGAGGCGGCGGCCGGCTCGGTCGAACCGCGGCACGTCGTCGTCCCGCTGCGCAAGACACTCAAGGGCTGCCGGGTCGTCACCGGCCGGGTCACGTCGATCGACCACGCGCACAAGGTCGCGAAGGTGATGCCGGAGGAGGGCCCGGACTACGAACTCGCGTACGACCAGATCGTGGTCGCGCTCGGCTCGATCGCCCGGACGCTGCCGATCCCGGGGCTGGCCGAGGAGGCCATCGGTTTCAAGAACGTCGAGGAAGCCATCGCGCTGCGTAACAAGGTGCTCGACCGGCTCGACGTCGCGTCCTCGCAGCCCGACCCGGCGTTGCGCAAGGCCGCGCTCACCTTCGTCTTCATCGGCGGTGGGTACGCCGGTGTCGAGGCGTTCGCGGAGCTGGAGGACATGGCCCGCTACGCCACCCGGTACTACGACAACATCAAGCCCGAGGACATGCGCTGGGTGCTGGTCGAGGCGACCGGCCGGATCCTCCCGGAGGTCGGCGAGGAGCTCGGCAAGTACACCGTCGAGGAGCTCCGCAAGCGCAACATGGACATCAAGCTGGACACCCGGCTGGAGTCCTGCGAGAAGGGTCACGTGATCCTCAGCGACGGCGAGGAGTTCGACGCCGACACGATCGTCTGGACGGCCGGCGTGAAGGCCAACCCGGCGCTGGCCAACACCGACTTCCCGCGCGACGAGAAGGGCCGGATCAAGTGCCTCGCGAACCTGCGGATCGAAGGTCTCGAAGACGCCTGGTCCGCCGGTGACAACGCGGCCGTCCCCGACCTCACCTCCGACACCGGCGCGTACTGCGCTCCGAACGCCCAGCACGCAGTACGGCAGGCCCACCGCCTCGCCGCCAACATCCTGCGCGTCGTCGACGGGCAGGAGCCGCAGGACTACAAGCACAAGTACGTCGGCTCCGTGGCGAGCCTTGGCCTGCACAAGGGCGTCGCGCAGCTGTACGGCGTGAAGGTGAAGGGCTTCCCGGCCTGGTTCCTGCACCGCACGTACCACGTCTCCCGCGTCCCCACCCTCAACCGCAAGGCCCGCGTCATCCTCGACTGGACCCTCGCGCTCTTCTTCCGCCGCGAGGTCACCAGCCTCGGCAGCCTGCAGACCCCGAACGAGGAGTTCCGCAGGGCCGCCGGCTCGAAGTAG
- a CDS encoding response regulator — protein MTIRVLIVDDDPLLRAGLKLMLGGAPDIRVVGEAGDGTAVPGLIDQLCPDVVLMDIRMPGVDGLTATETLRRRPDAPEVIILTTFDADEHVLRALRAGAAGFVLKDTPPAEIVESVRRVVNGQPVLSPAVTKRLINRVATSGQDQRKAKATERLAGLNDREREIAVAVGEGKSNAEISATLYLSVPTVKTHVSRILTKLDLNNRVQIALLVHDADLLDGSR, from the coding sequence ATGACGATTCGGGTCCTGATCGTGGACGACGATCCCCTGCTCCGGGCCGGGCTGAAGCTGATGCTCGGTGGTGCGCCGGACATCCGGGTGGTCGGCGAGGCAGGCGACGGGACCGCCGTACCGGGCCTGATCGATCAGCTCTGCCCCGACGTCGTCCTGATGGACATCCGGATGCCCGGAGTCGACGGCCTGACCGCCACCGAGACGCTTCGCCGGCGGCCGGATGCGCCGGAGGTGATCATCTTGACCACGTTCGACGCCGACGAGCACGTACTACGGGCGCTCCGCGCCGGCGCGGCCGGGTTCGTGCTCAAGGACACCCCGCCGGCCGAGATCGTCGAGTCGGTCCGGCGCGTCGTGAACGGTCAGCCTGTGCTGTCGCCCGCGGTGACGAAGCGGCTGATCAACCGGGTGGCCACGTCCGGTCAGGATCAGCGCAAGGCCAAGGCGACCGAGCGGCTCGCGGGGCTGAACGATCGCGAGCGGGAGATCGCCGTCGCGGTCGGCGAGGGCAAGTCGAACGCCGAGATCAGCGCGACCCTCTATCTGAGCGTCCCGACGGTCAAGACGCACGTCTCGCGGATCCTCACCAAGCTCGATCTGAACAATCGCGTCCAGATCGCTCTCCTGGTCCACGACGCCGACCTGCTCGACGGGAGCCGCTGA
- a CDS encoding sensor histidine kinase: protein MTGNRRRSRRDWVVDSLLFLAAVFGSLLLYDAGDRDPVSSGLLALDFISGMVLCFALWFRRRWPVQLAILGAIATTYSDAAGAATLILVMSVTIYKPLRATLWVFLANAVSIVIYTEVRDKPEPWGVTIGFSVAIYAAVVGWALYIRSRRQLLQTLRDRADRAETVARLQAQQAQLRAREELAREMHDVLGHRLSLLSVHAGALAYRPDASAEEVGGAAEIIRASAHQALQDLREVIGVLRAPVGELPQPTFADLPVLVEDSRRAGLPVELDFDADGPLPDHVGRTAYRIVQEGLTNALKHAPGEAVRVRVVGAPGNGLEVEVVNPAPNRRTGEGQGLLGLAERAALVEGRLEHGRTPAGDFRLAAWLPWPA, encoded by the coding sequence ATGACCGGCAACCGCAGGCGGAGCCGCCGCGACTGGGTGGTCGACTCGCTACTCTTCCTCGCGGCCGTGTTCGGCAGCTTGCTCCTGTACGACGCCGGCGACCGCGACCCGGTCTCGTCAGGCCTACTCGCGCTCGACTTCATCAGCGGCATGGTGCTCTGCTTCGCCCTCTGGTTCCGCAGACGCTGGCCGGTGCAGCTCGCGATCCTCGGCGCCATCGCCACGACGTACTCCGACGCGGCCGGCGCCGCCACGCTGATCCTGGTCATGTCGGTGACCATCTACAAGCCGCTCCGCGCGACGCTCTGGGTGTTCCTGGCGAACGCGGTCAGCATCGTCATCTACACCGAGGTCCGCGACAAGCCGGAGCCGTGGGGCGTGACGATCGGCTTCTCGGTGGCGATTTACGCGGCAGTCGTCGGCTGGGCGCTCTACATCCGCTCCCGCCGCCAACTGCTGCAGACTTTGCGGGACAGGGCAGATCGCGCCGAGACGGTCGCCCGCCTCCAGGCGCAGCAGGCTCAGCTGCGGGCCCGCGAGGAGCTCGCGCGCGAGATGCACGACGTACTCGGTCATCGATTGTCGCTGCTCAGCGTGCACGCCGGTGCGTTGGCATATCGGCCGGATGCGTCGGCGGAAGAGGTCGGTGGTGCCGCCGAGATCATCCGGGCCAGCGCGCACCAGGCCCTGCAGGACCTGCGTGAAGTGATCGGCGTACTGCGTGCGCCGGTCGGCGAACTCCCCCAGCCGACCTTCGCGGATCTCCCCGTCCTGGTCGAGGACTCCCGGCGAGCGGGGCTCCCGGTCGAACTCGATTTCGATGCCGACGGCCCCCTTCCCGACCACGTCGGCCGGACGGCGTACCGGATTGTCCAAGAAGGGCTGACCAACGCGCTCAAACATGCGCCCGGCGAAGCAGTCCGGGTCCGGGTGGTCGGTGCCCCAGGCAACGGGTTGGAGGTCGAGGTGGTCAACCCGGCGCCGAACCGGCGTACCGGTGAAGGGCAAGGACTGCTCGGATTGGCCGAGCGTGCGGCTCTGGTCGAAGGCAGGCTCGAACACGGGCGGACCCCTGCGGGCGACTTCCGGCTCGCCGCTTGGTTACCGTGGCCCGCATGA